The Aeoliella mucimassa genome includes the window ACGTGGACGAAGGGCTCAAGTCGGTCGAGCGGGTGATCAGCGAGGCCGACCCCGAGAACGCCGAGCTGATGGCCCACGCTTATAACGCGCTAGGCGAGTGCTATAACCAATCGGGGCAGCCGAAATCGGCACTTTACGCCTATTTGCATACCGATTTGCTCTACGGCCGAGTGGCCGATGCCCACGCCGAAGCGCTCAGCAAGCTGATTCCGTTGTGGGAATCAGTAGGCCAGGACGGCGAAGCCCGCAAAGCCCGCCAGGCGTTGCTCAATCAGTATCCAGCCAGTCGCCAGGCCAAGGATCTATTGGGTCAGTAGCCAGCCGAGCCAGCTCGCGGCTTTGCGTTGCTGGCAGGGGCTGATTAAACTAAAAGTTCAGATCGCAAAGAGGCCGTCAGCTGGGCCTCCTGAGAGACATAAGACATCCTATCGCGGAGGAATCGTTTGATGCGGAGTATCGCTTTGGAGGGGAAGAAATCGCCAGCAAGCTCGACGCTTGCCCTCATGGCGCTGGTGATTGCCCTGGGCGTGTGGATTGCATCGCCTCCGGCCGCGGTGGCCCAAGACGACAATGCCGAAGCACCGGCAGCGGCTGCCGACGGTGGTGACGCTCCCGCAGCGAACCCAGCTACCGGCACGGCTCCGGAAAAGAAACTCAACTACCTGGCGTGGGTCTACGACGCCCTTGGTATCGGCTACAGCCTGATCTTCCTGGCCTTGTCGTTTACGCTGGTCGCCCTGTTTGTGATGAACCTGCTGCAGGCCCGCCGCGAGAACGTGCTGCCAACTGACTTGCTCGAGGGTTTCGAAGCTCATCTGAACGCGAAGCAGTTTCAGGAAGCCTACGAACTGGCCAGCTCCGACGAGTCGTTCCTCGGCAAGGTGCTGTCGGCCGGGTTGGGCAAGGTATCCAAGGGATACGACCAAGCGCTCGAAGCGATGCAGGAAGTCGGCGAAGACGAATCGATGAAGCTCGAGCACCGCTTGAGCTACATGGCGTTGATCGGCACCATCAGCCCAATGGTCGGACTGTTCGGAACCGTACACGGTATGATTAGCTCGTTCCAGGAGATCGCCACCTCGGCAAGTACCCCTCCGCCATCGGAACTGGCGAAAGGTATTTCGACCGCGTTGTTCACCACGCTGTTGGGCCTGGCGATCGCGATTCCGGCGATTGCTGCTTACAACATCATTCGCAATCGCATCGATCGACTCGTGCTCGAAGTCGGCATCGCCAGCGAAGGGCTGATGAGCCGATTCCAGAATGCTGGCAAGAAGCAGCAATAGTCGCCGATAGGTCGTAACCAACTCACCGCTTCGCCCGTTTCGCGAGCAATCTCGATGCGCATCATAAAGAAAAAGAACACGCAGATCGCCGAGGGGGATATGACCCCGATGATCGACATGGTCTTTCAGTTGATTGCCTTCTTCATGATGCTTATTAACTTCTCGAAGGTCGATCAGGATCAACGGGTAAACTTGCCGCTTAGCGAACTGGCCAAGCCGCCAGAGATGGCGTACGAGAAACCGATTACCCTGCAGATGACAAAAGACGAAGGCATTATTCTCAACGCAGGTGGTGACTCGTTGATGACCATGGACGAGTTGCGCAATGCGTTGAAACGTGAGGCGTCGATCATTCGTGCCGCCGGCAAGGACGTTACCCTCGACGACGTCACAATCGTGATTCGGGCCGACAAGAACGCCCGCATCGGCAAGGTGCAAGAGATGATGGATGCCGCGCAGCAAGCCGAATTCAATGCGTTTGCGTTGCGAGGGCAACAAGATCAAGCCCAAGATCAGGCGCGAGTAAAAGCTCAGTAATTGTTGTGCACCCCTTAAGCACTTGACGATAAGCCAGTCATGAAGATTCGCAAGAACACCCACGACGACAAGATCGAACTGCAGATGACACCGATGATCGACATCGTGTTTCAACTGTTGGTGTTCTTCATCATGACGTTCAAGATCGTTCTGCCTGAAGGCGACTTTAATATTCGCATGCCGCCGCCGGCGGAGAGTTCCAATGAGATGCCGCCCGACACGCCGACGCTCACCCTGAGGATGACCGCCGACGAGACTGGCAAACTCAACGGACTGAAGCTGGGCGATTTGAGTTTCGATACTTTTCAGCAACTGCGGGCTCATGTTCGTAAGTTGGTTAACGATGAAGCCGGTCCTGGTACGGCCAGCGATCGTGAGATCGAACTGCAGTGCGACTTCGATCTGCACTACGAGTATGCGATCAATGCCATCACTGCGATTTCGGGTTATATTGAAAACGGACAGCAATTTAAGCTGATTGAGAACATCCGTTTCTCAGAACCAGTGGAGTAAGCCGCGCTACGCAGCACGCTTCATCCCGGGTATCTTCTTACCCTTTAACTGATAGACGTAGGCTAGCACTTCGGCCACTGCGGCGTAGCTGCCATCGGGGATCGGGTGGTTCACGTCCACTTCCTTGTAGAGCAACTGCGCCAACGGTTTGCGCTCGACGATGGGAATGTTGTTCTCCAGCGCGAGTCGGCGGATACGCTGGGCGAGCACCCCGGCACCTTTGGCAACCACCACCGGCGCGGCCATCACACCATGCTCGTACTTGATGGCGACCGCCAGCTCGGTGGGGTTGGTCACTACCACGTCGGCCTGCGGGACCGCACCCGACATGCGATTCATTACCATTTGCCGCTGCACCTGGCGGCGGCGGGCGATAATCTGCGGATCGCCCTGCATGTTCTTCATTTCCTCTTTGATTTCCTGGTGGGTCATCTTGAGGTCCTGCTCGTGCTTCCATTTCTGGAACGCAAAGTCGAAAAGAGCGAGCGTGAGCAAAGCACCGCCGACCCACAGCAGCGTGGCGATCGTCACGTCGATCAGCATCATCGCGATTTGGCCGATCTCCAAGCTGCTCGATAGCAGGATCTGATCCCAGCGGGCGTAGATGGCTGCGCCGGCCACCGAGGCGACGATCGCCACTTTCAGCAGCCCGAATCCCAGTCGGGCGACGCCCTGCATCGAGACAATCCGCTGCACGCCCGAAAGTGGGTTCAGCCGGCTGAAGTCGGGAGCCAGACGGTCGGGGACAAACAGAAAACCAATTTGCAGCACCGTGGAGCCAGCGGCGGCGAGCATCAACAGAAACAGGATCGGCAGCACTGCCAGACCAATGCCGCCGATGGCTCGCTGCAGTTGCGTGAGTAGTAGTTCGCGATCGCCGGTGAGCGAGTCGACTTCTCCCAGGTTTCGAATCAGCAGGTCGGTGGCCGATTCGACGACCGTCGACCCCATCAATCGCAACAGACCTGCTGCGATCAGTAGCAACACCGCCGAACCGAGATCCTGGCTGTACGCAACCTGACCCTTCTCGCGGGCTTGTTGCCGGCGGTGCGGGGTTGCGTCAAAACTCTTTTCGCCCGAATCTTCGGCCATGGTTTGCGGAGGTTAAGGCCCTGTGTTTTCGATCGAGGCAACATTCTCCTGCAATGTGAGCAGGGCGTCGGCAATCGGTTCTTGAAAGGTCCAGGCCACGGTGCCGAGCGACATGAGGATCAGCCCGATGGTGAGCATGCTGTTCAAGCCAAAACCGACCGCAAGCACGTTAATCTGCGGCAGCGTGCGACTAATCAAACCGAGGAGCAGCGTCGATAGGAACAGTGCAATCAATAGCGGAGCCGATGCTCGGATGCCGAGGTGGAAGCTCTGCGTCAGCAGGCCGACCATCACATGCACGTACGAGTCGCCGAGCATCGCCCGCCCGGGCGGGGCCCATTCGAACGTGTCGAGCAGGGCGGCCATCATCATGCGATGCCCACCCACAGCGACGAACACTGCCATGGTGACGTAGTGGAAGATCTCGGTGAACACGGAAGCCGAGCCATTAAACTCGGGGTTCGAGATTTCAGCGAGCGACATGCCGCTCATGTGCGAGACGATCTGCCCTGCGACTTGCACGCCGGAGAAGAGGATCTGCATACCGAGGCCGAGCATCAGCCCGATCAGAATCTCGTTGAACAGCAAGCTGCCGAACGCCAGCAGATTCCACGGACTGGTGTAGGTCAGGTGAGCGTAGAGCGGCATCACCAGCATCGTGAGGGTGATGGCCAGGAACGCGCGGAACACTTTCGGCACACTAGTTAGCTTCAGCAACGGCGCAGTCGCCACCAGGGCGCCGATGCGTCCTAGCACCAAGGTGAACACGGCCACCTTGGTAAGCAACATTGCTTCTAGCCATTGCATGCTGCGGGCCCCCCTTCTGTTTTATTGCTGAGCGTGTGTGCTGCGGTGCTAAAGGTAATTCGGAATCTCGGTAAACACTTGCTGGCTGTACTCCATGAGCCGATTGATGAGCCACGGCAAAGTCCACGCCAGTACGATGACCATCGCGACCAGCTTGGGAACAAACGCAACGGTTTGTTCTTGGATCTGCGTGAGCGCTTGGATCAAGCCAATGATCAAACCGACCAGCATGCCGGCGATTAACACCGGCGCGGCAATGAACATGGCGATTACCATCGCTTCGCGGCTAAGGTCGACTGCGTCTTGAGGATTCATGAGGGATCGGGCCGCAAGTACGGTTAAACAAACACTTGGAAACTCTGGAGCAACATCTCGATCACCAGCCGCCAGCCATCGACAAGCACAAACAGCAACAGCTTGAAGGGAAGCGAGATCAACACCGGTGGCAACATCAGCATGCCCATCGAGATGGTCACGCTGGCCACGACGATGTCGAGAATCACAAACGGCAAGTAGATCTGAAAGCCGATGAGGAATGCGGTTTTCAGTTCGCTCAGCATGAACGCGGGCAACAGCGCCTGCAGCGGCACCGCCCGCTCGTCCGACTGCACTTCGTAGTAGGCGTAGTTCGTGTAGAGTTCGCCGGTCGCGGGATCGATCTCGCCAGGCATGTAGCTCAGGAACAGGTGGACGTCGTCGTGGTTGTTGGTACGTTCAATCTGTTGAGCCATGAACTTCCGCATCGGAGCGACACTGCGTGTGAAGGCCTCGTCGATGCTGATTTCGTTCTCGGTGTAAGGTTTGATGCCTTGGTCGTAGCTCTGCTGCCAAACTGGCATCATCAGCAGCAGCGTGACGAACATCGCGATCGACGTAATCACCTGGCTCGGCGGCAACTGCTGCGTGCCGAGTGCCTGACGCAACAAGCCGAGTACCACCACGATGCGGACAAAGCTGGTGGTCATCAACAAAATCGCAGGTGCCAAACTCACCACGGTGAGCATCAGCATCACTTGCAGCGTCGATGTGAGCCGCTCCGGCTTGGTCCAATCGTTGGGCCCACCGACTTGTTCCACCAGCGAGTTGCTGATCAATTCTTGCTGTGCGATCGCCTGATGGGCGCAGCAGCCCAACAGTAGCATGGTGAGCAGAGCGATGATCATTGGTTTGCCGTTACGCATACTGGCGACCTCCCTTGGTGGTGCTTACCTCGTTGCCGAGGAAACCGGGCTCGGTCTTCTCTTTGGCAAACTGACCAAAGATCTCTTCGAACTCTTTTTGACTTCCCTTGCCGGCGCTTTTGGAGCAAACCGCCAGCATGCGGACTACTTCCTGCGGATCGTCGATCTCGGCCAGCTTCTCGACGCCACCCTGGCTTACTGAAACCAGCACCAGCTTGTTGCCGAGGTGCAGCAAATGGCCAAACTGTTTGCCACCCAGGGGAATGCGACCCAACATGCGGACCGCTTCGGCTGGCAGGATCTGCGAACCTTGAGGCATGCCGCGCTTGACGAACCAGGCGAGCAACATGAACAAACCGATGACGAACGCTAGCGCGGTAACCGCGGTCATGCCGGAACTGCGGGCCCAGTTCTGCACCATGGCCGAGCTGCGCTCGCCGGCTGCTGTGGTGGGATTGCTGATCGAGGGGGTGGTACCAAAGTGGGGGCGACGGGCGGAGTCGGCTCCGTCGGTGGTGGTGTCGGTAGCACTGTTGGCAACCCCGTCGGGAACACTGTTGGGTAAAGCAATGGCGGTGAGAGTGGTATCGAGTGTTGCGGGCTCGCTCGTCGGCGACGCCGAGGGTTCGGCACCTTCGTCTTCGTGCGTGGCAAACGAGAACAGCGGTTCGCCATCCTGCTTTTCGTAGGCCGACGTTGGACGACTGCCGGATCGACCCGACGGCCCTTGGGCGGCAACTGGTTCGAGCGATTCGGCCAGCGCACTGGTCGACATCGCAAGCACCAACAGGACTGAGGCAGCGGCGGGCAAAGGGGGAGGGATTCGCATGCAGAACTCCGCATTGAACTTCGGGGACCGGACGCGACTTATAGGAATTCCCAGGCGCAGGGGCCAGTGCGATTCGTGCTGGCGCTATCAGGAATCCCCCACCGAGGGGGTGTTTTGCCCCCATTGGCAGAAAAATCGATGGGTGGGGGCAATTCTTAGGGAAGATCGATGCGTTGTAAGTGGTTTGGCTGTCGTGGTTTAGGAAGATTGCGATGGCCATAAGTTCCAAATGGTTTTGCCCCCTGGGGGGCAAAATAACGCTAGCAGACTTCGCCGAAGCGAAGCCGACAAATCAGCCTGCTGGCCGACGTGCCAGCAGTGGTTGCCCCCTGCCGACGAGCAGCAGCAGGCTACCAACGCTCCATTAGATCACCCTGGGTGGCCATTTCCCACTCAAAACTGAGGAATCAAATCAACAAAATTGTGATCACTTGTATAGGGGGTAGTGAGCCATCGAACGGGGCTGCGAAGTGGCCTGGATGACTGCCGCATGGTTTGGCGATGCAAGACGCCCGGGGCTATACTGCGGGTTGTACGCTACGACAATCGCCGCCATCGAGACACTCTTGCCGAGGAACTTCGCATGCTTGGTCGCCATCCGCTATCGGTTACTCGTCGACTCGTTCTGCTGTGCTTCATCGGTTGGACGAGTCACGCAATCGCGCAAGACGAATTGACTGGGCAACCACTCAGCCCGTTTGGGATTGGAAGTTGTCATGTGAACAATCGCTCGGTTCGCGACTACGAGCGGTGGGTGCCGCAGATGCAGGAGTTGGGATTCGCTTCGTACCGCACGCCGCATTGCAACTGGGGCTCGCTCGAGCCAGAACCAGGGCGGTGGGAGTTTGCGGAACTTGACGCCCAGATGGACTATCTCGACGCGCATGGCTTCCGCTACGGCGCGCTGCTCATTGGGAATCCGAACTGGAACACGGCCGACCCACCCGGTCACTTGCCGGTGAATAACCTGGAAGCGTGGTCGAACTACGTGACGCAGGTCGCCAAGCACGTGAAGGGACGCACGACTCGGCTCGAGATTTGGAACGAGCCGCCAAACTTCACCGGCAAGGATCAAACGCCGGAGGACTACGCCAAGATTGTGGTGGCCGCTTACGACGCAGCCAAGGCGGTCGATCCGTCGTTCCAAATTGGGCTGGCGGCGAAGTCGGCCCACGTGAATTACCTGGAGCAGACTATTCGGGCGGGAGCCAAGAATCACTTTGACTACATCGTGCTGCATCCCTACGAAGTGATGGATGGCATCGCCGACAACCTGGGCACCGAGGTGTTGTTTGTGAACATCGTACCAACGGTTCGCAAGATGCTGGCCAACTGCAATCCCGAAAAAGAAGAAGTGCCGGTGATGTACACCGAGCTGGGAGTCGACGCCAGCAAGGGACTTGAAGTGCAGGCCGACGCCGCGGTGAAGGCCTACGCCCTGTCGATGGCCGGCGGTGTGGAATGCCTCATGTGGTTCGAAGGTCGCGACGGCGACAGCGGCCCGATGGGCTTGATCGATCGCGATGGAAACAAACGCCCGGTGTACAACGCCCTGAGCACGTTGGTTCACCAATTGGGGGCGCATCCTGATTACCTAGGCTGGGTGCGGATCCGCGAGCAGGGACTCGGTTTCGTGTTCGAGGGAGCGAATGGTCCGGCGATGATCGCCTGGGGTCAACCGGGCGAGCCGACCGAGTTGCGGATGCCGAACGAGATGACCGTGGTCCAGCTTGCTTCCGGCGAGTCGCAACAACTCCGCGAGCTTTCGCTGGGAGTGACTCCGGTGCTGTTTACAGAGCTGCCCGATATCATCGTGAATCGCGCGAAGGCGAACGCCAAGAAACCGCTCGACTGGGGCGGCGACTATACGGATGCCAAAGAGGTATCCATCGAGTACGGCGAGCAGATCGTCGAGCGAGGGCTGCACACCCGCGCGGGCGAAGACATTGCCAAGGCTGTGGTCGCCTACGGCGGCTCGGCCCGCGCTGGCAGCGTGCCGGGTGGCAACGCGTTTATCGTCGACCCAGGATTCTTATGCTACGACACGGTGCCGATTGAAATCGAGCTGGAAGTCCGCCGGCAAGAACAAAACGAGAACGCAGGCTTCAAGCTGGTTTACGAGTCGCCCGAAGGGTTTAAGACTGCTGGGGGATGGTACACCATTCCCGATAACAAGCAATGGCACACGGTTACCTTTCGCGTCGACGATCCGCAGTTTGTGAATTACTGGGGGTATAACTTTCTACTGCAATCCGACGGCAACGTGTACAATAAGTACTACATTCGCAAAGCGACCGTGCGAAAGCTCGAATAGTAAAGCGTCGCCGATTAAGATTGACCGAAACGAATTGCCATGCAGCCGACAGGTCGCAGACGGGAACTTACCGGTGCTCAGTCGTTTTTCGCACTGTTGGCAGCAGTGCTATTAACATTCGCGGCGCACAATGGCTATTATGCGTGGCGAGGGTGGGACGACTTCGACAAGTGGGCCGTCGCCCGACCGATGTCGACCAAGATCGATCTATCGCAGCCGCAGCAGATCACGCTGCCATTTCATCAGACCTGCAGTATCTCGCACGGCGAGGGATTCTACCTCGACGCTCCGCAACTATCGGACGAGGACAAACAGGATCTACCTACACTGTTCGCAGGGCTCGATGGCAGCATCGAGATTTGTGACACCGCTGGCAACATCGTCAGCTCGGTCGAGATGCATGACGAGTACGTTTACTATTGGGACGACCAGATCATGCTCGCGAAGCTTGACCCCTTCGAAGAGGGGGAGTACCAAGCGACCATCTTGATACGTTCGGGGGCAACGAAGCTGGCGGGGATCGACCAAACCTTGTTGGCCGCCTACCAGCTTTGCGGTTTGGAACGCTTAGCGGTTACCATGTCGGCTGTTATTGGCGGGGTATCCGGCGTCGTGGGGCTGCTCATCGCCGGTGGAGTATGGTCATCGTGGAGATCGATTCCCAGGGACTCACCGCCGGATAATGCCGATAGTGAAAAGCCGAGCGAACCAGCAGCGGTGTCAGTGAACGACTAAGCACACGCGCTGTCGCCGACGATCAACTCGGTGACACGAACGCAGAAGTTGTCGTTCAGCACCAGCACTTCGCCGCGGGCGATCATGCGCCCGTTCACGTACAGGTCGACCGGGTCGCCGGCCAGTTTATCGAGCGGCACAACGGCTCCCTGGCTCAGTCGCAGCACATCTTCGATATGCATGTGGGTGCGGCCGAGTTCGATTTTGAGGTCGAGTTGTACGTCGCGAACGAGTTCCAACGTAGCAGCTTCGGTGTTAGCGGGAGTGCCGCCGAAATCGTCGAGCCGGAAAGGCTCGATGCCTGGCGGCAATTCGTTGGGCGAGTCGATCGAAGCGATCGCCTGCTCCGCCTGACTTAAGAGTAGCTCAATATCGTTCTGCGAGACGTTCGAACTCGTGGAAGAGGAACTCGGGGCCGGCGGAGGTGTCGGCGGCGTCGCGGCCGGCGCAGCCGCCTTCGGTGGCTCCGGCGGGGGGGGAGTCGTTCCACCTGCCATGCCCGAGAGCATGGCGTCGAGTTCACTCTGGTCCAAAGTGACTTTCTGAGGAGGAGGGGAGGAAGGGGGAGGAGTGGCCTCCGCTGGGGGCGGTGTAGGAGGATCGGGCTCCGAAGAGGGAGCCGGCGACTGCCCGCTAGCCTTTTGCGCTTCGGCCAGTAGCCGTTCGATATCGTCTTGGCCTAGATTGTCGTCTGCCATGGGATTCCCTTCCCTCGATCAAGCTTCTATGTGTCGGCGTCCTGCCTGCTGGTGCGGTTTAGCGTTCGACGAAGTTGAACTTGCTGAACAGCACTTCTTGCACCAGTGGTTTGCCCAGGGCGCGGTTGGTTTTCTCTAATATCCGGCGTTTTAGCAAGGCCAACTCCGGATCGGTGAGATCGGTGCTATCAGCGCTACCGAGTGTCATGATCACCTGCTCGCGGAACCGCACTTTGTTCCTTTCAAACTGAGCGAAGAAATCGGACTCGTCGTCGGATAGCACCACGCCGAACAGTTCGAAGTCGACGATCAGCGTGGTGTCGTTCTCGGGGTTGTAGCGTGTGACGTTGAAAAGCCCCAGGTTGGCTTCGAGCGTCGACTTTTCGGCCAGCAAGGCAGCTTCCTGGGCTTTGGCCTTGGCCTTGGCGTCTTCGTCTTCCAGATCGCCCTCTTCGGCAGCAGCTACTTTGCGAGCGGTGCTTTCGGCATCCTGAGCGGTCGGGATGAACACCGAAGCAGCGCCGACTTCCACCACGACAATAAGGGTGACCACCACCACGGCCTTGATCAATCCGATCAGACCGAAGCCTTTCTTAACGGGCTCGTTCGTGGTTTCTGGAGAGTCTGCCATGACAACAAGTGGCTCAAAGAGGCATGCGCGACGTGCGGATTTATTTCAACATCCGCTGACTGGTTATGTGTAAACATACAACGCGAAACGGGCAGAGCTGGTGAAGATTGGGGGTTTCCGAACCTAGTCTTCGTCCGCTGTAACCCTTTCATCCCACATCAACACTTCCACCCGCGCATTGCGTTTGCGCTCCATCGGGTCGAGCCCGGTGTCGAGTGGCTCGTACGATCCCGCGGAGCCCAAGCGGATTCGTTCGGGTTCGATGCCAAGCTTGATCAGCTCCTGCATCACGTTATAGCAACGGTCGTACGCGAGATCCCAATGGTCGCGGATGTTCTGCGAGGTCTGCACCGGACGCTTGGACGTGTGGCCACGTATCTCGAGCTTTTGCGGCTTGCCGGCTACCTGTTTAGCGATGCCGAGCAGCTTTTGCCGCGCATCGTCGTCGAGCTCGGCCGAAAGCTCCTCGAAGTAAATCACACCGCCGGTCGTGGCATTTCGGCCCGGGCGGACCGTCTGCACCCGGTTGTTCTCGCCGGTGACCGCGTCGACATCGTTGCCACCGTCTTTCAGGTTCTTGCGCAACGAACGCGACTGGCTCGGGGCAATGTGCGACATGTTCGAGTTGGCCTGCGACTGACCGGGAATGACCGCCGCCATGGCAGCATCGTGGCCAAATTGTCGGCGCATCGACTCAAGCATGGCCTGA containing:
- a CDS encoding MotA/TolQ/ExbB proton channel family protein, with the translated sequence MALVIALGVWIASPPAAVAQDDNAEAPAAAADGGDAPAANPATGTAPEKKLNYLAWVYDALGIGYSLIFLALSFTLVALFVMNLLQARRENVLPTDLLEGFEAHLNAKQFQEAYELASSDESFLGKVLSAGLGKVSKGYDQALEAMQEVGEDESMKLEHRLSYMALIGTISPMVGLFGTVHGMISSFQEIATSASTPPPSELAKGISTALFTTLLGLAIAIPAIAAYNIIRNRIDRLVLEVGIASEGLMSRFQNAGKKQQ
- the fliQ gene encoding flagellar biosynthesis protein FliQ — encoded protein: MNPQDAVDLSREAMVIAMFIAAPVLIAGMLVGLIIGLIQALTQIQEQTVAFVPKLVAMVIVLAWTLPWLINRLMEYSQQVFTEIPNYL
- a CDS encoding GH39 family glycosyl hydrolase, whose amino-acid sequence is MLGRHPLSVTRRLVLLCFIGWTSHAIAQDELTGQPLSPFGIGSCHVNNRSVRDYERWVPQMQELGFASYRTPHCNWGSLEPEPGRWEFAELDAQMDYLDAHGFRYGALLIGNPNWNTADPPGHLPVNNLEAWSNYVTQVAKHVKGRTTRLEIWNEPPNFTGKDQTPEDYAKIVVAAYDAAKAVDPSFQIGLAAKSAHVNYLEQTIRAGAKNHFDYIVLHPYEVMDGIADNLGTEVLFVNIVPTVRKMLANCNPEKEEVPVMYTELGVDASKGLEVQADAAVKAYALSMAGGVECLMWFEGRDGDSGPMGLIDRDGNKRPVYNALSTLVHQLGAHPDYLGWVRIREQGLGFVFEGANGPAMIAWGQPGEPTELRMPNEMTVVQLASGESQQLRELSLGVTPVLFTELPDIIVNRAKANAKKPLDWGGDYTDAKEVSIEYGEQIVERGLHTRAGEDIAKAVVAYGGSARAGSVPGGNAFIVDPGFLCYDTVPIEIELEVRRQEQNENAGFKLVYESPEGFKTAGGWYTIPDNKQWHTVTFRVDDPQFVNYWGYNFLLQSDGNVYNKYYIRKATVRKLE
- a CDS encoding flagellar basal body-associated FliL family protein, with the translated sequence MADSPETTNEPVKKGFGLIGLIKAVVVVTLIVVVEVGAASVFIPTAQDAESTARKVAAAEEGDLEDEDAKAKAKAQEAALLAEKSTLEANLGLFNVTRYNPENDTTLIVDFELFGVVLSDDESDFFAQFERNKVRFREQVIMTLGSADSTDLTDPELALLKRRILEKTNRALGKPLVQEVLFSKFNFVER
- the fliN gene encoding flagellar motor switch protein FliN, which produces MADDNLGQDDIERLLAEAQKASGQSPAPSSEPDPPTPPPAEATPPPSSPPPQKVTLDQSELDAMLSGMAGGTTPPPPEPPKAAAPAATPPTPPPAPSSSSTSSNVSQNDIELLLSQAEQAIASIDSPNELPPGIEPFRLDDFGGTPANTEAATLELVRDVQLDLKIELGRTHMHIEDVLRLSQGAVVPLDKLAGDPVDLYVNGRMIARGEVLVLNDNFCVRVTELIVGDSACA
- a CDS encoding FliO/MopB family protein produces the protein MRIPPPLPAAASVLLVLAMSTSALAESLEPVAAQGPSGRSGSRPTSAYEKQDGEPLFSFATHEDEGAEPSASPTSEPATLDTTLTAIALPNSVPDGVANSATDTTTDGADSARRPHFGTTPSISNPTTAAGERSSAMVQNWARSSGMTAVTALAFVIGLFMLLAWFVKRGMPQGSQILPAEAVRMLGRIPLGGKQFGHLLHLGNKLVLVSVSQGGVEKLAEIDDPQEVVRMLAVCSKSAGKGSQKEFEEIFGQFAKEKTEPGFLGNEVSTTKGGRQYA
- a CDS encoding flagellar biosynthetic protein FliR; this translates as MQWLEAMLLTKVAVFTLVLGRIGALVATAPLLKLTSVPKVFRAFLAITLTMLVMPLYAHLTYTSPWNLLAFGSLLFNEILIGLMLGLGMQILFSGVQVAGQIVSHMSGMSLAEISNPEFNGSASVFTEIFHYVTMAVFVAVGGHRMMMAALLDTFEWAPPGRAMLGDSYVHVMVGLLTQSFHLGIRASAPLLIALFLSTLLLGLISRTLPQINVLAVGFGLNSMLTIGLILMSLGTVAWTFQEPIADALLTLQENVASIENTGP
- the flhB gene encoding flagellar biosynthesis protein FlhB, with the translated sequence MAEDSGEKSFDATPHRRQQAREKGQVAYSQDLGSAVLLLIAAGLLRLMGSTVVESATDLLIRNLGEVDSLTGDRELLLTQLQRAIGGIGLAVLPILFLLMLAAAGSTVLQIGFLFVPDRLAPDFSRLNPLSGVQRIVSMQGVARLGFGLLKVAIVASVAGAAIYARWDQILLSSSLEIGQIAMMLIDVTIATLLWVGGALLTLALFDFAFQKWKHEQDLKMTHQEIKEEMKNMQGDPQIIARRRQVQRQMVMNRMSGAVPQADVVVTNPTELAVAIKYEHGVMAAPVVVAKGAGVLAQRIRRLALENNIPIVERKPLAQLLYKEVDVNHPIPDGSYAAVAEVLAYVYQLKGKKIPGMKRAA
- the fliP gene encoding flagellar type III secretion system pore protein FliP (The bacterial flagellar biogenesis protein FliP forms a type III secretion system (T3SS)-type pore required for flagellar assembly.) codes for the protein MRNGKPMIIALLTMLLLGCCAHQAIAQQELISNSLVEQVGGPNDWTKPERLTSTLQVMLMLTVVSLAPAILLMTTSFVRIVVVLGLLRQALGTQQLPPSQVITSIAMFVTLLLMMPVWQQSYDQGIKPYTENEISIDEAFTRSVAPMRKFMAQQIERTNNHDDVHLFLSYMPGEIDPATGELYTNYAYYEVQSDERAVPLQALLPAFMLSELKTAFLIGFQIYLPFVILDIVVASVTISMGMLMLPPVLISLPFKLLLFVLVDGWRLVIEMLLQSFQVFV
- a CDS encoding ExbD/TolR family protein, whose product is MRIIKKKNTQIAEGDMTPMIDMVFQLIAFFMMLINFSKVDQDQRVNLPLSELAKPPEMAYEKPITLQMTKDEGIILNAGGDSLMTMDELRNALKREASIIRAAGKDVTLDDVTIVIRADKNARIGKVQEMMDAAQQAEFNAFALRGQQDQAQDQARVKAQ
- a CDS encoding ExbD/TolR family protein translates to MKIRKNTHDDKIELQMTPMIDIVFQLLVFFIMTFKIVLPEGDFNIRMPPPAESSNEMPPDTPTLTLRMTADETGKLNGLKLGDLSFDTFQQLRAHVRKLVNDEAGPGTASDREIELQCDFDLHYEYAINAITAISGYIENGQQFKLIENIRFSEPVE
- a CDS encoding OmpA/MotB family protein gives rise to the protein MAIEEEPEPGIPEWVVTFGDMMSLLLTFFIMLVSMSEIKEEERFQAMLESMRRQFGHDAAMAAVIPGQSQANSNMSHIAPSQSRSLRKNLKDGGNDVDAVTGENNRVQTVRPGRNATTGGVIYFEELSAELDDDARQKLLGIAKQVAGKPQKLEIRGHTSKRPVQTSQNIRDHWDLAYDRCYNVMQELIKLGIEPERIRLGSAGSYEPLDTGLDPMERKRNARVEVLMWDERVTADED